The following coding sequences are from one Bradyrhizobium sp. 200 window:
- a CDS encoding sulfite exporter TauE/SafE family protein gives MISTAQGLLGLASGMLVGFSLGLVGGGGSILAVPLMVYVVGVAEPHMAIGTSAIAVAANAAINLSNHARGGTVIWSCALIFAAAGMAGAFGGSILGKMMDGQRLLALFALVMIVIALLMLKTRSRIGLPDVKVSMSNIPAIVGLGLATGTMSGFFGIGGGFLIVPALMLATGMPIMNAVSSSLVAVTAFGMTTAASYAWSGLVSWALAALFVAGGIAGGLAGTRSARHLAERRGALNIVFAVVIIAVALYMLARNISPS, from the coding sequence ATCATCTCCACCGCGCAAGGCTTGCTGGGGCTGGCGTCGGGGATGCTGGTCGGGTTTTCGCTTGGCCTGGTCGGCGGCGGTGGCTCGATTCTGGCGGTGCCGCTGATGGTCTATGTGGTCGGCGTGGCGGAGCCCCATATGGCGATCGGCACCAGCGCGATCGCGGTGGCCGCCAATGCTGCGATCAACCTGTCCAACCATGCGCGCGGCGGCACCGTGATCTGGTCCTGCGCGCTGATCTTCGCCGCAGCCGGGATGGCCGGCGCCTTCGGCGGTTCGATCCTCGGCAAGATGATGGACGGCCAGAGATTGCTCGCGCTGTTTGCGCTGGTGATGATCGTCATCGCGCTCCTGATGCTGAAGACGCGGTCGCGGATCGGCCTGCCGGACGTGAAGGTCTCGATGTCGAACATACCGGCCATCGTCGGCCTCGGCCTCGCGACCGGGACCATGTCCGGATTCTTCGGCATCGGCGGCGGATTCCTGATCGTGCCGGCCCTGATGCTGGCGACCGGCATGCCGATCATGAACGCGGTCTCGTCCTCGCTGGTCGCGGTCACCGCCTTCGGCATGACGACGGCCGCCAGCTATGCCTGGTCCGGGCTGGTGTCGTGGGCGTTGGCCGCGCTGTTCGTGGCGGGCGGCATCGCCGGCGGACTGGCCGGCACGCGTTCGGCACGGCATCTCGCCGAGCGCCGCGGCGCGCTCAATATCGTGTTTGCCGTGGTCATTATTGCCGTGGCGCTCTATATGCTGGCGCGTAACATATCACCGTCCTGA